A stretch of the Bombyx mori chromosome 12, ASM3026992v2 genome encodes the following:
- the LOC110385785 gene encoding uncharacterized protein LOC110385785 — translation MDYPRQLVLFILFSKCVSVNINRIEVPYLVEMGTESVILDCEYVMSAASGPGLVVKWFFNGSSGLVYQWIPPMLPQVIGLLKGKVDMNFRISDEPLQAYRALKIIRPTTDLSGNYTCVVSTFIEEDRRTRSMLVYSTGKSFHFVQEKRYVFIVSLICFAEDLYPKPTMNIMSQSKLLKQASTEIKMNSWGLYSVETKAVVHDDDVMTPWEEFTCVLSLPSANYTDSRTTIYYPGLMPTAQIAAIEIGRPQQRQSNDSSTTSSARIFLLCSLLLFIK, via the exons AATGTGTTTCCGTGAACATAAATCGAATAGAAGTGCCTTATTTAGTGGAAATGGGTACGGAGTCGGTTATTTTGGACTGCGAGTACGTGATGAGCGCAGCCTCGGGACCGGGGCTCGTAGTGAAATGGTTCTTCAATGGTTCGTCTGGTCTAGTATACCAGTGGATTCCACCGATGTTGCCACAAGTCATAGGTCTCCTCAAAGGGAAAGTTGACATGAATTTCCGAATTTCAG aTGAGCCGTTACAAGCGTATAGAGCACTGAAAATAATAAGACCAACAACTGATTTAAGTGGAAACTATACGTGTGTAGTGTCGACGTTCATTGAGGAAGACCGACGAACAAGATCCATGTTAGTTTATA GCACGGGTAAAAGTTTCCATTTCGTCCAAGAAAAACGATACGTCTTCATTGTAAGTTTAATTTGCTTTGCCGAAGATCTATATCCAAAACCTACAATGAATATTATGTCACAAAG TAAGCTCTTAAAACAAGCTTCTACCGAGATAAAGATGAATTCATGGGGTCTTTACTCAGTTGAAACAAAAGCAGTCGTGCACGACGATGACGTCATGACTCCGTGGGAAGAGTTCACCTGTGTATTAAGTTTGCCGTCAGCCAACTACACTGATAGCCGTACTACCATATACTATCCAG GTTTAATGCCGACTGCTCAAATAGCTGCTATTGAAATCGGAAGGCCTCAACAAAGACAAAGTAATG ATAGTTCAACGACCTCTTCGGCTAGAATATTTCTGCTATGTTCGCTACTATTGTTTAtcaagtaa
- the LOC101747081 gene encoding ionotropic receptor 75a: MNILGLNIISFLCSLDISSVIEVFKCKHVRDVIVFHCFKENQLILPQRMFHFNNFRTVFVFISNNISWELPNSYPKIGVLINTSCDGWEKFQEFQNSHTWVYYTDNLTSTITALSTFPIEINSDVTVVYKENSAYQVFDTYNTGRKNNGVFNVNYIGHINPGLQTNLKFTTRNLNGVTLKSTVVILKKVQYESFEEYLRKTEQTGLDSVHKHKFFQLLQYISEMYNITYDLIRTNTWGYAHDGRIDGMVGSLQRHEADVGGSPIFFKTDRAYVVDYVAETWPSKQSFIFRHPKHPTGVHTVYSRPLSNSVWYCVIAFLFVTASTVFFMLKFNIDEIERAETSQSLAFLFAWSAICQQGMSLRRNSLALKVVVFVTFVCSITLYQYYNATVVSTLLKESPITIRTLKDLLQSDLKVGVEDVAYVKDYFAHTKDPIAITMYEKKIVTGNNRNFFDPEYGMSLVKKGGYAFHVDTVYSYGIMKKTFTEREICEIHDVTMYPPQKMGAVLKKNSPYRNYFAIGIRRLWETGLMQRMKHIWDEPKPPCVRTQDSSIFSVSILEFSTPLFIVVFGVIASVVVLLCETLFDTLFNMR, encoded by the exons ATGAACATCCTCGGTTTAAATATCATATCATTTCTTTGTTCGTTAGACATTTCTTCAGTAATCGAAGTATTTAAGTGTAAACATGTTAGAGACGTTATCGTATTTCACTGTTTTAAAGAAAATCAATTAATACTACCGCAACGaatgtttcattttaataattttcgtaCAGTGTTTGTGTTCATCTCCAATAATATTTCCTGGGAATTACCAAATTCGTATCCAAAAATTGGAGTTTTAATCAACACGTCTTGTGATGGTTGGGAGAAGTTTCAAGAGTTTCAGAACTCACACACGTGGGTTTATTACACAGATAATCTCACCTCGACAATCACAGCTTTATCTACATTTCCTATTGAAATTAATAGCGATGTCACAGTCGTATATAAAGAGAACAGCGCGTATCAAGTATTCGATACTTACAACACAGGAAGAAAAAATAATGGCGTTTTCAATGTTAACTATATCGGTCATATAAATCCTGGTTtgcaaacaaacttaaaatttactaCAAGAAACTTAAATGGAGTCACATTAAAATCTACAGTGGTGATTTTGAAAAAAGTGCAATATGAATCTTTTGAGGAATATTTACGAAAGACAGAACAAACTGGATTGGACTCAGTGCATAAACATAAATTCTTTCAACTGTTGCAATATATTAGCGAAATGTACAATATTAC CTATGATCTAATAAGGACAAATACTTGGGGTTATGCACACGACGGAAGAATTGATGGCATGGTTGGAAGTCTGCAGCGTCACGAGGCTGATGTCGGCGGTTcgcctatattttttaaaaccgaCAGAGCTTACGTTGTTGACTATGTTGCTGAAACTTGGCCGTCAAA ACAGAGCTTCATTTTTCGTCACCCAAAGCATCCGACCGGTGTTCATACTGTTTATTCCAGACCACTAAGTAACTCAGTTTGGTATTGTGTAATAGCGTTTTTATTTGTAACTGCTTCGACAGTTTTCTTTATGCTTAAATTTAACATCGACGAGATAGAACGCGCCGAAACATCTCAAAGTCTTGCATTTTTATTTGCTTGGAGCGCGATCTGTCAACAAG GTATGTCACTCAGACGTAATTCTTTGGCACTAAAAGTTGTCGTTTTCGTTACTTTCGTGTGCTCCATAACATTGTATCAGTACTATAATGCAACTGTAGTTTCAACATTGCTCAAGGAATCTCCGATAACTATACGGACTTTGAAGGATTTACTGCAGAGCGATTTGAAAGTAGGAGTCGAAGATGTCGCCTACGTTAAAGATTATTTTGCg CACACAAAAGATCCGATTGCTATTACAATGTATGAGAAGAAGATCGTCACAGGTAACAATCGTAACTTCTTTGACCCGGAGTACGGCATGTCTTTGGTGAAAAAAGGAGGCTATGCTTTCCACGTGGACACAGTTTATTCATACGGTATCATGAAGAAAACATTCACCGAGAGGGAGATATGTGAGATTCACGACGTAACTATGTATCCACCTCAAAAAATGGGTgctgtattgaaaaaaaattctcCGTACCGGAATTATTTTGCAATcgg AATTCGCCGGCTATGGGAAACGGGGTTGATGCAGAGGATGAAACACATATGGGACGAACCGAAGCCGCCCTGCGTGCGGACCCAGGACAGCAGCATTTTCTCTGTCTCTATATTAGAATTTTCTACGCCGCTTTTTATTGTTGTGTTTGGCGTGATTGCATCTGTAGTGGTATTGTTGTGTGAAACATTATTTGACACTCTTTTTAATATGAGATGA
- the LOC101746860 gene encoding glucose dehydrogenase [FAD, quinone], with protein MGTMKFSVLWIFIAYQLIYVNNAYKIDLLDDLTSVTDDTENVLEEIESPSQNYRNGKILWTFPGNLTEPFKKNGVNPTSEGSKLTERQKRFLLWSYPQSPLVDMIMQTMANNNYSPKNSHDPFDFLRDSYPLPKGHTTPLEEYDYIIVGGGTSGSVLASRLTEDKPKATVLVIEAGKPEMLISDIPALARYLQLTDYAWPYTMEHQSGVCLGSDEQRCYWPRGKALGGSSVTDFMLYTRGRPQDWDRIAADGNYGWTHDEVLKYFMKSERSELRKYKNASYRGRDGELTVENVPFKTGLVEAFLQAGRNFGHPTVDYNNNSPDELGFGYVQTTTTKGHRLSTAKAFLHPHKRRKNLHILTEARAGKVIIEPLTKRAYAVEYFKNGAKYTVRCRREVILAAGPIASPQLLMLSGIGPQEHLQTLGIPVLANLQVGRSLYDHIAFPGVIFKLNTSNASLLEPKVATLPNLMQWLQFGDGLLTSPGMIEALGYIKTSVSKDPEQVPDVELISMGTSINVDGGGAFRKSWRISDKTYVKSFSSLNGMDTWSAIPMLLQPKSTGYLELRDTSPYSFPKLYGNYLKDRQDMDTLLEAIKYVIKLGESEPFKKYGTSLFLADYPSCSEHTPGSDPYWECAIRTMVISLHHQVGTCKMGPPSDSYAVVDPELRVYGIEGLRVVDASIIPKPICAHSTVPTIMIAEKAADMIKQTWSNASV; from the exons ATGG gaACAATGAAATTTTCGGTTTTGTGGATATTCATAGCATACCAACTGATTTATGTGAATAACGCATACAAAATAGATTTACTTGATGACTTAACGTCCGTTACTGACGATACAGAGAACGTTTTGGAGGAAATCGAATCGCCCTCCCAAAATTATAGAAACGGCAAAATCTTGTGGACTTTTCCGGGAAACCTTACCGagccgtttaaaaaaaatggcgtgAACCCTACTAGTGAAGGTTCAAAACTAACTGAACGACAAAAACGTTTCCTATTGTGGTCGTATCCTCAGAGCCCTTTAGTTGACATGATAATGCAAACGATGGCAAACAACAACTATTCACCCAAGAATTCACACGATCCTTTCGACTTTTTACGAGATTCGTATCCTCTGCCTAAAG GACATACAACACCACTTGAAGAGTATGATTATATCATAGTCGGAGGAGGAACGTCGGGGTCTGTTTTAGCTTCCCGCCTTACAGAGGACAAACCTAAGGCGACTGTATTAGTGATTGAAGCTGGTAAACCAGAGATGCTTATATCTGACATACCTGCATTAGCGCGGTATCTTCAGCTCACCGATTACGCGTGGCCGTACACTATGGAACACCAATCCGGTGTTTGCTTag gtaGCGATGAACAGCGCTGCTACTGGCCGAGAGGAAAAGCTTTAGGTGGAAGTAGTGTCACTGATTTCATGTTATACACTCGAGGGCGACCACAAGACTGGGATAGAATCGCAGCCGATGGCAATTACGGATG GACCCATGACGAAGTTCTAAAATATTTCATGAAATCTGAAAGGTCAGAGTTAAGAAAATACAAGAACGCTTCTTATAGAGGACGAGATGGCGAACTTACAGTCGAAAATGTTCCGTTTAA AACCGGTTTAGTTGAAGCATTTCTGCAAGCCGGAAGAAACTTTGGTCATCCCACGGTTGATTACAATAACAACTCCCCAGATGAATTAGGTTTTGGCTATGTACAAACAACTACTACCAAGGGCCACCGATTGAGTACCGCCAAAGCATTTCTACATCCCCATAAGAGGAGAAAGAATTTACACATCTTAACTGAAGCTAGAGCTGGCAAAGTGATTATCGAACCACTTACTAAACGGGCCTATGCCGTTGAATACTTCAAAAATGGCGCTAAGTACACTGTTCGTTGCCGCAGAGAAGTAATTTTGGCTGCTGGCCCCATAGCTTCTCCGCAGTTACTAATGCTCTCAGGTATTGGGCCTCAAGAACATTTACAAACTCTGGGGATACCTGTATTGGCAAATTTACAAGTTGGAAGATCACTTTACGACCATATAGCTTTCCCTGGCGttattttcaaattgaataCCAGCAATGCTAGTCTTTTAGAACCTAAGGTAGCGACATTGCCAAATTTAATGCAATGGCTTCAATTCGGGGATGGACTATTAACTTCTCCTGGAATGATCGAAGCCTTAGGTTATATTAAAACTTCCGTTTCAAAGGATCCAGAACAAGTTCCGGATGTCGAGTTAATAAGCATGGGAACATCGATCAATGTAGATGGAGGTGGAGCTTTCAGAAAAAGCTGGCGAATCTCCGATAAAACATACGTAAAATCTTTCAGTTCTTTGAACGGTATGGACACGTGGTCAGCAATTCCAATGCTTTTACAACCAAAATCTACAGGTTATCTGGAATTAAGAGACACAAGTCCTTATTCTTTTCCAAAATTATACGGAAATTATTTAAAAGACCGTCAAGACATGGATACTTTATTGGAAGCTATAAAATACGTAATAAAATTGGGAGAATCGGAGCCTTTTAAAAAGTATGGAACAAGTCTGTTTCTGGCGGATTATCCATCATGCTCTGAACATACGCCTGGCTCAGATCCGTATTGGGAATGTGCTATCAGAACCATGGTTATATCTTTACATCACCAAGTAGGAACATGCAAGATGGGTCCACCTAGCGATTCTTATGCGGTTGTGGATCCAGAGCTAAGAGTGTACGGCATTGAAGGTCTTAGAGTGGTCGACGCAAGTATAATTCCGAAACCAATTTGTGCACACAGTACTGTACCTACAATAATGATTGCTGAAAAAGCCGCTGATATGATAAAACAAACATGGTCAAATGCTTCCGTTTAA